A part of Populus alba chromosome 8, ASM523922v2, whole genome shotgun sequence genomic DNA contains:
- the LOC118054783 gene encoding non-specific lipid transfer protein GPI-anchored 15, with translation MYVAIRVKLPYSRTETMRSNMRAWVVVMLACLVASNVFICDVSAAGECGKTPIRSAAASLSPCLSAAGNARAAVPPTCCSKVGSLIKTAPKCLCAVLLSPLAKQAGIKPGIAITIPKRCNIGNRPAGKKCGRYTLP, from the exons ATGTATGTAGCAATTAGAGTGAAGTTGCCTTATTCAAGAACAGAAACAATGAGGAGCAACATGAGAGCCTGGGTTGTGGTTATGTTAGCTTGTTTGGTAGCTTCAAATGTTTTCATATGTGATGTTAGTGCGGCAGGAGAGTGTGGGAAGACACCAATTAGGTCAGCAGCGGCTAGCTTGAGCCCATGCTTGAGCGCGGCAGGCAATGCAAGGGCCGCCGTGCCACCGACTTGCTGCTCCAAAGTTGGTTCCCTTATCAAGACTGCCCCGAAATGTCTCTGTGCTGTATTGCTGTCGCCTCTGGCAAAGCAAGCTGGAATTAAGCCAGGAATTGCCATCACCATTCCAAAGCGTTGCAACATTGGAAACAGACCAGCTGGAAAGAAGTGTGGAA GGTACACGCTCCCATGA
- the LOC118054778 gene encoding glutamate decarboxylase 4, with the protein MVLSKIFSQSDVSMHSTFASRYVRESLPRYKMPENSIPKEAAFQIINDELMLDGKPRLNLASFVTTWMEPECDKLIMDSINKNYVDMDEYPVTTELQNRCVNMIAHLFNAPLGESEAAVGVGTVGSSEAIMLAGLAFKRKWQNKRKAEGKPCDKPNIVTGANVQVCWEKFARYFEVELKEVKLTEDYYVMDPAKAVEMVDENTICVAAILGSTLNGEFEDVKLLNDLLLEKNKITGWDTPIHVDAASGGFIAPFLWPELEWDFRLPLVKSINVSGHKYGLVYAGVGWVIWRSKEDLPEELIFHINYLGSDQPTFTLNFSKGSSQIIAQYYQLIRLGYEGYRNVMDNCHDNAMVLKEGLEKTGRFKIVSKDIGVPLVAFSLKDKNRGHDEFEIAETLRRFGWIVPAYTMPADAKHITVLRVVIREDFSRTLAERLVLDITKVMHELDALPAKSSSKMSINGEENGKISGSLAGKNGTVVKKTAMETQREITAYWKNFVMAKKSDKNKIC; encoded by the exons ATGGTGCTCTCTAAAATTTTTTCCCAGTCCGATGTCTCTATGCACTCCACCTTCGCCTCTCGCTACGTCCGAGAGTCGCTGCCAAG GTACAAGATGCCGGAGAACTCGATACCGAAGGAGGCAGCGTTCCAGATCATAAACGATGAGCTGATGCTTGACGGGAAACCGAGGCTGAACCTGGCATCTTTCGTGACTACTTGGATGGAGCCTGAATGTGATAAGCTTATTATGGACTCTATCAACAAAAACTATGTTGACATGGACGAGTACCCCGTTACCACCGAGCTTCAG AATCGCTGTGTGAACATGATAGCACACCTTTTCAATGCTCCCTTAGGGGAGTCTGAGGCTGCTGTCGGGGTTGGCACCGTAGGATCATCAGAGGCGATCATGCTGGCTGGCCTTGCATTCAAGAGAAAGTGGCAGAACAAGCGCAAGGCCGAAGGGAAACCCTGTGACAAGCCTAACATTGTCACTGGTGCCAATGTTCAG GTATGCTGGGAGAAATTTGCAAGGTACTTTGAGGTAGAACTGAAGGAAGTGAAGCTGACCGAGGACTACTATGTGATGGACCCAGCCAAAGCCGTGGAAATGGTGGATGAGAACACAATCTGTGTTGCAGCCATCTTGGGTTCTACACTCAATGGAGAATTTGAAGATGTCAAGCTTTTGAATGATCTTTTGCttgaaaagaacaaaatcaCTGG ATGGGATACCCCAATTCATGTTGATGCAGCTAGTGGTGGATTTATTGCACCATTCCTGTGGCCAGAGCTTGAATGGGATTTCAGACTTCCATTAGTGAAGAGCATTAATGTCAGCGGCCACAAGTATGGCCTTGTCTATGCTGGAGTCGGGTGGGTTATTTGGAGGAGCAAGGAAGACTTGCCAGAGGAACTTATCTTCCACATAAACTACCTTGGATCCGATCAACCCACTTTTACTCTTAACTTCTCAAAAG GTTCTAGTCAAATCATTGCTCAGTACTACCAACTAATCCGCCTGGGCTATGAG GGTTACCGAAATGTGATGGATAACTGCCATGATAATGCTATGGTGCTAAAAGAAGGACTGGAGAAAACAGGGCGCTTTAAGATTGTGTCGAAGGACATTGGGGTGCCTCTCGTGGCCTTTTCACTCAAGGACAAAAACCGGGGACACGACGAGTTTGAAATAGCAGAAACGCTACGTCGTTTTGGCTGGATTGTGCCAGCCTACACCATGCCAGCAGACGCGAAGCACATTACAGTTCTTCGTGTTGTTATCAGAGAAGATTTCTCCCGCACCCTTGCTGAGCGACTTGTGCTTGACATAACGAAGGTTATGCATGAACTTGATGCCCTCCCTGCGAAATCCTCATCTAAAATGTCTATCAATGGTGAAGAGAATGGAAAGATTAGTGGCTCTCTAGCAGGAAAGAATGGCACTGTGGTCAAGAAAACAGCCATGGAAACGCAAAGGGAAATCACTGCTTACTGGAAAAACTTTGTCATGGCCAAGAAGTccgacaaaaataaaatatgttag
- the LOC118054788 gene encoding protein transport protein SEC13 homolog B — translation MPSQKIETGHEDTVHDVAMDYYGKRIATASSDHSIKIIGVNNNTSQHLANLTGHQGPVWQLAWAHPKFGSLLASCSYDGRVIIWKEGNQNDWTQAHVFDDHKSSVNSIAWAPHELGLSLACGSSDGNISVFTARADGNWDTSRIDQAHPVGVTSVSWAPSTAPGALVGSGLLDPVQKLCSGGCDNTVKVWKLYNGNWKLDCFPALNMHTDWVRDVAWAPNLGLPKSTIASASQDGKVIIWTVAKEGDQWEGKVLHDFKAPVWRVSWSLTGNILAVADGNNNVTLWKEAVDGEWQQVTTVDA, via the coding sequence ATGCCTTCTCAAAAAATTGAAACTGGTCATGAGGACACTGTCCATGATGTGGCAATGGATTACTATGGAAAGCGGATTGCAACTGCCTCATCGGatcattcaatcaaaataattgGGGTTAACAACAATACTTCTCAACATCTAGCAAATCTGACTGGGCACCAAGGCCCAGTTTGGCAATTAGCATGGGCTCACCCGAAATTTGGTTCCTTACTTGCTTCTTGTTCTTATGATGGCCGAGTCATAATATGGAAGGAGGGTAATCAGAATGACTGGACACAGGCTCATGTTTTTGACGATCACAAATCATCTGTCAATTCCATTGCTTGGGCACCTCATGAACTGGGGCTTTCTTTGGCATGTGGTTCATCTGATGGGAATATATCTGTTTTTACTGCACGTGCTGATGGTAACTGGGACACATCAAGGATTGATCAAGCTCACCCGGTTGGTGTAACCTCTGTTTCATGGGCCCCATCCACTGCACCTGGTGCCCTTGTTGGTTCTGGTTTGCTTGACCCTGTTCAGAAGCTTTGCTCAGGTGGCTGTGATAATACTGTCAAAGTGTGGAAACTTTACAACGGGAACTGGAAGCTGGACTGTTTTCCAGCTCTCAACATGCATACTGATTGGGTGAGGGATGTTGCTTGGGCACCCAACTTGGGCCTTCCCAAATCTACCATTGCTAGTGCCTCACAGGATGGTAAGGTTATTATATGGACTGTGGCTAAGGAAGGTGATCAATGGGAAGGTAAGGTTTTACATGACTTCAAGGCTCCTGTCTGGAGGGTCTCCTGGTCCCTAACTGGAAACATACTGGCTGTTGCTGATGGGAACAACAATGTCACGTTGTGGAAAGAAGCCGTAGATGGGGAATGGCAACAGGTGACAACTGTTGATGCCTAG
- the LOC118054796 gene encoding eukaryotic translation initiation factor 3 subunit I codes for MRPILMKGHERPLTFLKYNREGDLLFSCAKDHNPTVWFADNGERLGTYRGHNGAVWCCDVSRDSMQLITASADQSVKLWNVQTGAQLYTFSFNSPARSVDFSVGDKLAVITTDPFMGVTSAINVKRIADDPSQQSGESELTITGPAGRINRAVWGPLNRTIISAGEDCVVRIWDSETGKLLKESEPEVGHKKPISSLTKSADGSHFLTGSLDKSAKLWDSRTLTLIKNYTTERPVNAVAMSPLLDHVVLGGGQDASSVTTTDHRAGKFEAKFYDKILQEEIGGVKGHFGPINALAFNPDGKSFSSGGEDGYVRLHHFDPDYFNIKI; via the exons atGAGACCAATTTTGATGAAAGGGCATGAAAGGCCCTTAACATTCTTAAAGTACAACAGAGAAGGGGATCTCTTGTTTTCCTGCGCTAAAGATCATAATCCCACCGTCTGGTTCGCCGATAACGGCGAACGTTTGGGAACTTACCGTGGTCACAACGGCGCCGTTTGGTGTTGCGATGTCTCAA gaGATTCGATGCAGCTGATTACTGCTAGTGCGGATCAGTCGGTGAAGCTGTGGAATGTACAAACTGGAGCGCAATTGTACACATTTAGTTTCAATTCGCCGGCTCGGTCTGTGGACTTTTCTGTAGGTGACAAGCTTGCTGTTATTACCACTGATCCTTTCATGGGAGTCACTTCTGCCATTAATGTCAAACGCATTGCTGACGATCCTTCCCAGC AGAGTGGTGAATCCGAGCTCACCATCACTGGACCTGCGGGAAGAATTAATAGAGCTGTTTGGGGACCCCTGAACAGGACTATCATAAGTGCTGGAGAGGATTGTGTGGTCCGCATTTGGGATTCTGAG ACTGGAAAATTGTTGAAAGAGTCGGAACCAGAAGTTGGGCATAAGAAGCCGATATCATCACTCACAAAATCTGCTGATGGTTCTCACTTCCTGACTGGTTCTCTAGATAAATCTGCCAAG CTTTGGGACTCCAGAACTTTAACTCTTATCAAGAACTACACAACAGAACGCCCAGTTAATGCTGTTGCAATGTCTCCGCTACTTGATCAT GTTGTGCTTGGAGGTGGTCAGGATGCATCATCTGTAACCACAACTGATCACCGTGCTGGGAAGTTTGAAGCCAAATTCTACGACAAG atTCTTCAAGAAGAAATTGGTGGTGTGAAAGGTCATTTCGGACCTATAAATGCTTTGGCGTTTAACCCTGATGGGAAAAG TTTCTCAAGTGGAGGCGAGGACGGTTATGTGAGGCTGCATCACTTCGATCCTGATTACTTCAACATAAAGATATAG
- the LOC118054805 gene encoding LOW QUALITY PROTEIN: pentatricopeptide repeat-containing protein At3g56030, mitochondrial-like (The sequence of the model RefSeq protein was modified relative to this genomic sequence to represent the inferred CDS: substituted 1 base at 1 genomic stop codon) encodes KPCRLSISHLRKLAKKSLIPRSLVCLTIASPFSTFPKLPTSAYYDDLSNTSRHKRDFSKLRYLLNKRVRDHCFNTTSTFKFITDSETSLSILADLIQTLARIDNGFPRKSAFDALIAVPASSTGCLTRKKNMERSWRLIEIMADLGISPDRTTLNYLLTAYCFKGDLTAASGVVKRIEEEGLGVDSRAYDMPLLDACKKGKVEGVLVVMECRCCTXHART; translated from the exons AAACCATGTCGATTGTCGATCTCCCATCTACGCAAACTTGCTAAAAAATCACTGATTCCCCGATCTCTCGTCTGCCTAACCATCGCATCTCCCTTCTCCACCTTCCCCAAGCTGCCAACCTCCGCCTACTACGACGATCTGTCCAACACTTCCCGACATAAGAGAGACTTCAGCAAGCTTCGTTACCTCCTCAACAAGCGAGTGAGAGACCACTGCTTCAACACCACCAGCACCTTCAAATTCATAACCGACTCCGAAACTTCTCTCTCAATCCTTGCCGACCTCATCCAAACCCTAGCTCGCATCGACAATGGGTTCCCTCGCAAGAGCGCGTTTGACGCACTCATCGCCGTCCCTGCAAGCTCAACCGG CTGTCTAACGAGAAAGAAGAATATGGAACGCTCGTGGCGCCTGATAGAGATAATGGCAGACCTTGGGATTTCACCGGATAGAACGACGCTTAATTATTTGTTAACGGCGTATTGTTTCAAAGGGGATTTAACGGCTGCAAGCGGAGTTGTGAAGAGGATTGAAGAGGAGGGGCTTGGTGTGGACTCGCGTGCTTATGACATGCCTTTGTTGGACGCGTGTAAGAAGGGGAAAGTGGAAGGGGTGTTGGTGGTGATGGAGTGCCGGTGTTGTACTTGACACGCGCGCACGTGA